A part of Paraliobacillus zengyii genomic DNA contains:
- a CDS encoding cupin domain-containing protein, protein MSHIGEWEIVDPGVTRKIHPTGNELMMMEVKFDEGGVGKIHSHPHEQLTYCLKGKLEFTLNDSIHILSKGESLYIPSNTEHGVIALEPSSLLDTFTPLREDLLS, encoded by the coding sequence ATGTCGCATATTGGTGAATGGGAAATAGTGGATCCAGGAGTCACGAGAAAGATTCATCCGACTGGTAATGAATTAATGATGATGGAAGTGAAATTTGATGAGGGAGGAGTCGGAAAGATACACAGTCATCCGCATGAACAACTGACATACTGCTTAAAGGGAAAGCTTGAATTTACATTAAATGATTCGATTCATATCTTATCAAAGGGAGAGTCACTGTATATTCCAAGCAATACGGAGCATGGTGTGATTGCATTAGAACCAAGTAGTCTATTAGACACATTTACACCATTACGTGAGGATTTACTTTCTTAG
- a CDS encoding glycoside hydrolase family 28 protein: protein MYAYNVVEFGAINDGQKDNSLAIANTINDCSKNGGGIVYFPAGTYKTGVIQLKSNITLYIDAGAKILFTDDFTTYDPVQTRWSGYQCYGFSPLVYGRGLKNVAIKGDGVIDGQGMAWWEINKELKNGVDYQSEMTDKIRELNKDFTEPNETNLVEWPSQFLRPPLVQLIDCEQVKLEGVTLQNSPFWNTHLVYCNNVTVRDLTIKNPSDTPNGDGLDIDSCSNIRVSDCHFDVGDDCIAVKSGINANGREIGIPSENITVTNCTMLHGHGGIVMGSENSGGIENVTVSNCVFIGTDRGIRIKTNRARGGYIRNILVNNIVMEDCLCPIAINAFYRYGVDLDDPSMVKPERIPVSEKTPVIEHIQLSNINAKNCRAAAGFIYGLPEMPIKDISLNQITIEMITDVDAVGGEPDMVKEQLYMVGDGIYGRYIDGIELDRIRVETRQGSSLLLENTKNVDINNFTTKTVHLDTPIIQLNQVKGVSITGRQFTNLSKSYLKLVKTDLDNVIFY from the coding sequence ATGTATGCTTATAATGTTGTAGAATTTGGAGCGATAAATGATGGTCAAAAAGATAATAGTCTGGCGATTGCAAACACAATAAATGATTGTAGTAAGAATGGCGGTGGGATTGTTTATTTTCCAGCTGGCACTTATAAAACAGGTGTAATTCAGTTAAAAAGTAATATTACTTTGTACATTGATGCTGGTGCAAAGATTTTATTTACGGATGACTTTACTACGTATGATCCTGTACAGACGAGATGGTCTGGCTATCAATGTTATGGATTTTCTCCACTTGTTTATGGAAGAGGATTGAAAAATGTTGCAATTAAAGGTGATGGTGTCATTGATGGGCAAGGGATGGCATGGTGGGAAATTAATAAAGAATTGAAAAATGGTGTCGATTATCAATCTGAAATGACAGATAAAATTAGAGAATTAAATAAGGATTTTACCGAACCAAATGAAACGAATTTAGTTGAGTGGCCGTCACAATTTCTACGACCACCATTAGTACAATTGATTGATTGCGAACAGGTCAAATTAGAAGGTGTTACGTTACAGAATTCTCCTTTTTGGAACACCCATCTAGTATATTGTAATAATGTAACTGTTCGAGATCTGACTATTAAAAATCCATCAGATACCCCGAATGGTGATGGATTAGACATTGACTCATGTTCGAACATAAGAGTGTCTGATTGTCATTTTGATGTTGGGGACGATTGTATCGCAGTTAAATCTGGAATTAATGCAAATGGTAGAGAGATTGGAATACCATCTGAAAACATAACAGTTACTAACTGTACCATGTTACATGGCCATGGCGGAATTGTTATGGGGAGTGAGAACTCTGGAGGAATAGAAAATGTTACTGTATCAAATTGTGTTTTTATTGGTACAGATAGAGGAATTCGGATAAAAACAAATCGTGCGCGTGGTGGCTATATTCGTAATATTCTAGTTAATAATATCGTAATGGAAGATTGTTTATGTCCGATAGCTATCAACGCATTTTATCGGTATGGTGTCGACTTAGATGATCCTTCGATGGTAAAGCCTGAGCGAATACCTGTAAGTGAGAAAACGCCGGTAATTGAACACATTCAATTAAGTAATATAAACGCTAAAAACTGTCGCGCAGCAGCTGGTTTCATTTATGGATTGCCAGAGATGCCTATAAAAGATATTTCATTAAATCAGATAACAATAGAAATGATTACGGATGTAGATGCAGTAGGCGGTGAACCTGATATGGTAAAAGAACAACTATATATGGTTGGTGATGGCATCTATGGAAGATACATTGATGGAATTGAATTAGACAGGATTCGGGTAGAGACAAGGCAAGGATCATCTTTATTATTAGAGAATACCAAAAATGTTGACATAAATAATTTCACAACCAAGACCGTTCATCTTGATACGCCAATTATTCAATTAAATCAAGTCAAAGGTGTAAGTATCACTGGTAGACAATTCACTAATCTATCAAAAAGTTATTTAAAGTTAGTGAAAACTGATCTTGATA